A single genomic interval of Chitinophaga sp. 180180018-3 harbors:
- a CDS encoding lantibiotic dehydratase encodes MAKSPIKFLDEVIVRSPILPLRPAFREEDIDRLLNDDFFLEAIYIASPVLYKECLLYKQGLIKEEKDKQKIINGLLRYYSRMSTRCTPFGLFSTVGVARFNKINDSDVPETAKKATLYRHTRLDMYFLQRMTGLFLQMPYLAKYILFFPNNSIYPANKEIRYIEYTYLREFRQSKISAIVQNQYITKVLACSRNGITKDELTKVIIAENVDETAATQFVEELIASQVLISEFEVATTNEEDYILQVIRHLTNIYERSENWYALSILDILNSTVADLKKLDEQPANRVEEYQRIIDKIRMLQPVIVEDKTFHVDAYRRYDTTTVPIRESIKKELTEALQFMLELNGGSVMFNNNIEKFKSKFTSRYDTAFVPLVEVLDTDLGIGYPVNKQKKSSPLVDDIPLGNGGEGGGRQVELSRVENWLLEILKQPGNQHRQSIHLDKCSPPQGYKPGNVDWSQLPRSISAIFRLQDDERQTVFAEFFGGPSAAQLLARFTYGNKEIRDVAEKIVEHEESVIENAIYVEIVHLPDDRISNILMYPGFRRYELPYLAIASTDQKNVIPINDIYVKVAFNQIILFSKSLNKRIIPCKTHMHTHSSLNSLPLYHFWGDLQQEYSNRLIGFSINTISSLLNFVPRICYKETILSLATWNLPMQAISELENEKKEKLAEKVAKLRAQYNIAERVLYIDRDNELYVDFSDLRSVNNWLKVIRNKTAVVLKEVLWKNEERAVPRYNHQYVATILNTTKIRVADVPFDIADLPQRNFGLGSEWLYVKLYCGISSADLILSEVIHPMMNKIAQSGLASKWFFIKYQDPDYHIRLRFLLTSPDKASELSRLINADISESEYGNLIWKIQPDTYSREIERYGSTSMEICETIFFIDSLFALPVIGYLQRKNNPNLAFLIGLRLTDDLLADLGLTLQEKINFVDAVRKEYQKEFEPSMKKINEKYALHKKDIADLLNRENDHTGKFREIIPLFKQRKAALKEALQAILALKEKQQLTVDPFSLMSSLVHMMLNRLITHKERLHELLGYEFLYMHYNAVRYTAKNPDVKIGVGDQQEINL; translated from the coding sequence ATGGCAAAATCTCCTATTAAGTTTTTGGATGAAGTTATCGTGCGGTCGCCGATCCTGCCACTCAGGCCGGCTTTCAGAGAAGAAGACATCGACCGGCTGTTGAATGATGATTTCTTTTTAGAAGCTATTTATATCGCATCACCTGTACTGTACAAGGAATGCCTGCTTTATAAACAAGGGTTAATCAAAGAGGAAAAAGACAAGCAAAAGATCATCAATGGTTTGCTGCGGTATTATTCCAGGATGAGCACACGTTGTACGCCTTTCGGGTTATTTTCAACCGTGGGTGTCGCGCGTTTCAATAAGATCAATGACAGCGACGTTCCGGAAACGGCAAAAAAAGCAACGCTGTACCGGCATACACGCCTCGATATGTATTTCCTGCAACGGATGACCGGCCTTTTTTTACAAATGCCATATCTGGCCAAATACATCTTATTTTTTCCGAACAACAGTATCTATCCTGCCAATAAAGAGATCCGGTATATTGAATACACTTATCTCCGGGAATTCCGTCAATCGAAAATATCTGCGATTGTTCAAAACCAGTATATCACGAAAGTATTGGCGTGCAGCCGAAACGGGATTACCAAAGATGAACTGACAAAAGTTATCATCGCTGAAAACGTTGATGAAACTGCTGCAACGCAATTTGTAGAAGAGCTGATCGCATCGCAGGTATTGATATCTGAGTTTGAAGTGGCAACAACCAACGAGGAGGATTACATTTTACAGGTAATCAGGCATTTGACAAATATTTATGAAAGATCAGAGAACTGGTATGCTTTGAGTATACTGGATATTCTCAATAGCACAGTTGCAGATCTAAAAAAGTTGGATGAACAACCAGCCAACAGAGTGGAAGAATACCAGCGCATCATCGATAAAATCAGGATGCTGCAGCCAGTTATTGTGGAAGACAAAACCTTTCACGTAGATGCCTACAGGCGCTATGATACAACAACAGTACCTATTCGGGAATCTATAAAGAAAGAATTGACTGAGGCGCTTCAATTTATGCTTGAGCTGAATGGAGGGAGTGTGATGTTTAATAACAATATCGAGAAGTTTAAATCGAAATTTACAAGCAGGTATGATACGGCGTTTGTGCCATTGGTAGAAGTATTGGATACGGACCTGGGCATAGGTTATCCGGTAAACAAACAAAAGAAGAGCTCTCCATTAGTAGATGATATTCCGCTGGGCAATGGGGGAGAGGGGGGAGGCAGACAGGTAGAGCTGTCTCGGGTAGAAAACTGGTTGCTGGAAATCCTGAAGCAGCCCGGTAATCAACACAGGCAAAGTATACACCTGGATAAATGTAGTCCGCCACAAGGATATAAGCCTGGGAATGTTGACTGGAGTCAGTTGCCGAGGTCAATATCGGCCATCTTCAGGTTACAGGATGATGAACGTCAAACCGTTTTTGCAGAATTCTTTGGCGGTCCGTCTGCTGCACAACTACTGGCAAGATTTACTTATGGAAATAAGGAGATCAGGGATGTTGCGGAAAAGATTGTTGAACATGAAGAAAGTGTAATAGAGAATGCTATATACGTTGAAATAGTACATTTACCGGATGACCGGATTTCGAATATTCTTATGTATCCCGGTTTCAGACGATATGAACTGCCTTATCTGGCCATAGCCTCCACTGATCAAAAGAACGTCATTCCAATCAATGATATTTATGTAAAGGTGGCGTTCAATCAGATCATTCTTTTTTCTAAATCGCTGAACAAAAGAATCATTCCCTGCAAAACACATATGCATACGCATAGCTCCCTGAACAGTCTGCCGCTGTATCATTTCTGGGGCGACTTGCAACAGGAATACAGCAACAGGCTGATCGGGTTCTCCATCAACACGATTTCATCACTGCTGAATTTTGTGCCCCGGATCTGTTACAAAGAAACAATTCTGTCGCTCGCAACCTGGAATCTACCTATGCAGGCTATCAGTGAGTTGGAAAATGAGAAAAAGGAAAAGCTGGCTGAAAAAGTGGCGAAGCTTAGAGCGCAATATAATATCGCAGAGCGGGTTTTATACATCGACCGTGACAATGAGCTGTACGTCGACTTTTCTGATCTGAGATCCGTTAATAACTGGTTAAAGGTCATCAGGAATAAAACTGCCGTTGTATTGAAAGAGGTGCTTTGGAAAAATGAAGAACGAGCAGTGCCTCGGTATAATCATCAATATGTAGCCACGATATTAAATACTACAAAGATCAGGGTAGCAGACGTTCCTTTTGACATCGCGGATTTGCCACAAAGAAATTTTGGGTTAGGCAGTGAATGGCTTTATGTAAAACTTTATTGTGGCATTAGTTCAGCCGATCTGATTCTCAGTGAAGTCATTCATCCGATGATGAACAAGATTGCCCAATCAGGGCTTGCTTCCAAATGGTTCTTTATAAAATACCAGGATCCGGATTATCATATCAGGCTTCGTTTCCTGCTAACAAGCCCGGATAAGGCAAGTGAGCTGTCGCGCCTCATAAATGCAGACATCTCTGAATCAGAATACGGCAACCTGATCTGGAAAATACAACCCGATACTTACTCCAGGGAAATTGAACGGTATGGATCAACATCTATGGAAATATGTGAAACCATATTTTTTATCGATAGTTTGTTCGCGTTGCCTGTTATTGGCTACTTACAGCGCAAGAATAATCCCAACCTGGCATTTCTAATCGGGTTGAGGCTCACAGATGATCTGCTGGCAGATCTCGGATTAACGCTACAGGAAAAAATTAATTTTGTAGATGCCGTAAGGAAGGAATACCAGAAAGAGTTTGAGCCTTCCATGAAGAAAATCAACGAAAAATACGCCTTGCATAAAAAAGACATAGCAGACTTGCTGAATAGAGAAAATGATCATACCGGGAAGTTCAGAGAAATCATCCCATTATTTAAACAGCGTAAAGCGGCGTTAAAAGAGGCACTGCAGGCAATTCTGGCACTGAAAGAAAAACAACAGCTGACAGTTGATCCATTCAGCCTGATGTCGAGCCTGGTGCACATGATGCTGAACAGATTGATCACGCATAAGGAACGGTTGCATGAACTGCTGGGATATGAATTTTTGTATATGCATTACAATGCTGTCCGATACACCGCGAAAAATCCGGATGTTAAAATCGGAGTCGGCGATCAACAGGAAATTAATCTATAA
- a CDS encoding peptidase domain-containing ABC transporter, with protein MRGVKIQQHDPMDCGAAALASISAYYKLQIPIARVRQYVNTDRRGTTLLGLVEGARRLGFEGKGVKIEKDGKFPEIALPAIAHVLAQGKYPHYIVVYKAARDKIRIMDPEKGDLKTITLQKFYEEWTGFMVLLRPGENFEKKKIGESHWSKFWQIVSPNKGNLFQLGLGALLYTVLGLATSIYIEKITDYVLPNYNGNLMNLLSIALILITGIQLVIGILRGVLNIKVGQIIDVKLILGYYKQLTELPQSFFNNMRTGEIISRINDAIKIRTFINDVAVTFLVNICIVVFSFILMFTYNVKMALILSVSLPFYALLYFISNRLNKKTARTVMERSAHLESQLVESVNAMETIKVFNLQQFSNLKTEESFVDLLKGIYKVSVNNLRIFFAGDVFSKLMTIVLFWVGTYYIFKNNLTPGELFSLYSLIGYFTGPIASIVTSNRSIQEALIAADRLFEIMDLEKESDDDKISLKSGVQKIRFENVHFRYGSRAKVLNDLSFSIEPGTITALVGVSGSGKSTVISLLLKLYNIDNGKIFIGEFDLKYVATESLRSAISVIPQTVTLFAGNIIENIAVGDPSPDIEKVVGICRQLELLEFIETLPGGFLTYIGENGTNLSGGQKQRLSIARALYRDFDILVMDEATSSLDSISDRVVQNVIIDLKKNNKTIIIVTHRLRSIMNADKIIVIKDGTVEEQGVHDDLVTMNGYYSQLWNQ; from the coding sequence ATGCGAGGAGTAAAAATACAACAGCATGATCCCATGGATTGTGGAGCGGCGGCTTTGGCTAGTATCAGTGCCTACTACAAGTTACAGATACCGATTGCGAGAGTAAGGCAATACGTAAATACCGACAGAAGAGGTACTACTTTGTTGGGGCTTGTAGAAGGTGCCAGGCGCCTGGGGTTTGAGGGAAAGGGTGTAAAAATTGAAAAGGACGGGAAGTTTCCGGAAATTGCCCTGCCAGCTATTGCGCATGTGCTTGCTCAGGGGAAATATCCACACTATATCGTCGTATATAAGGCGGCTAGAGACAAGATCCGGATAATGGATCCCGAAAAGGGAGACCTGAAGACGATCACCTTGCAAAAGTTCTATGAAGAGTGGACGGGATTCATGGTATTGTTGAGGCCCGGCGAAAACTTCGAAAAGAAAAAAATAGGAGAGTCGCACTGGAGTAAATTCTGGCAAATCGTAAGCCCTAATAAAGGCAACCTGTTTCAGCTTGGCCTCGGCGCACTTCTTTATACAGTACTTGGGCTTGCTACTTCTATCTATATAGAAAAGATCACCGACTATGTACTGCCGAATTATAACGGGAACCTGATGAACCTGTTGAGTATCGCTCTTATACTTATTACAGGCATCCAGCTGGTGATAGGTATCCTCAGGGGAGTACTCAATATCAAGGTCGGACAGATCATCGATGTGAAACTGATATTAGGCTACTACAAGCAATTGACAGAATTGCCGCAGTCGTTTTTCAATAATATGCGGACCGGTGAAATCATCAGCCGCATCAATGATGCTATCAAGATTCGCACTTTTATCAATGATGTAGCGGTGACTTTCCTGGTGAACATATGTATTGTTGTGTTTTCATTTATCCTGATGTTCACCTACAATGTGAAAATGGCGTTGATCTTATCAGTTAGCCTTCCATTCTACGCCCTGCTCTATTTTATATCGAACCGGCTGAATAAGAAAACAGCGCGAACCGTGATGGAACGATCTGCCCACCTGGAAAGCCAGCTGGTGGAAAGTGTGAATGCGATGGAAACCATCAAGGTGTTCAATCTCCAACAATTCTCTAATCTAAAAACAGAAGAAAGTTTTGTTGATCTGCTGAAAGGCATTTACAAAGTTTCCGTTAATAATCTCAGGATCTTTTTTGCAGGAGACGTCTTCTCTAAGTTGATGACTATTGTATTGTTCTGGGTAGGTACTTACTATATTTTTAAAAACAACCTGACCCCGGGAGAGCTGTTCTCACTTTATTCGTTAATCGGATATTTTACCGGCCCTATTGCATCTATTGTAACATCTAACCGGTCTATACAGGAAGCATTGATTGCGGCCGACCGTTTGTTTGAGATAATGGATCTTGAAAAGGAATCGGATGATGACAAGATCAGTTTGAAGTCGGGCGTACAAAAGATCCGTTTCGAAAATGTTCATTTCAGGTACGGTTCCCGCGCTAAAGTGTTGAATGATTTGTCTTTCAGCATTGAGCCCGGAACAATCACAGCCCTCGTAGGTGTTAGCGGCTCCGGCAAAAGTACCGTCATTTCCCTGTTGCTGAAATTATATAACATCGATAACGGCAAAATATTCATCGGGGAGTTTGATCTGAAATACGTAGCTACCGAATCCTTACGTAGTGCCATTAGCGTTATACCACAAACCGTTACACTGTTTGCCGGTAACATCATTGAAAACATCGCTGTAGGCGATCCCTCCCCGGATATTGAAAAAGTAGTGGGTATCTGCAGACAACTGGAATTGCTGGAATTTATTGAAACGCTCCCTGGTGGTTTTCTCACCTATATCGGCGAAAATGGCACCAATCTTTCGGGGGGACAAAAACAGCGATTGAGTATAGCCCGGGCATTGTACCGTGATTTCGATATCCTGGTCATGGACGAAGCAACTTCTTCCCTGGACAGTATCAGCGACAGGGTTGTTCAAAATGTCATCATCGACCTGAAAAAAAATAATAAAACAATCATCATAGTTACCCACCGGTTACGCTCCATCATGAATGCAGATAAGATTATTGTCATTAAAGACGGCACCGTTGAGGAGCAGGGTGTTCATGATGATCTGGTAACAATGAATGGCTATTATTCGCAGTTGTGGAATCAATAA
- a CDS encoding HlyD family efflux transporter periplasmic adaptor subunit, which produces MNNHPAAEKKVLLLNAEKDSFSYLSTLSSRSNFLYNFLLFVVIAIVVLLPVIRVDVTTSSAATVQSIKLKEKVIAPVAGKIVKLNITDNVNVSRGDTLLVINNTAVRTELMLTQGRKSIIEESLYDISLILRSLSHDSLLNLHTSQYQVAYQNYLDQKKQLVFKLDRITKSYERNKWLFGEKVISSNEFEESQLQYNQARSDMDLLASKFKSQMETDRYQYTTEKSNLNIKENQLVEPITNSIVIANTMGIGFKAEGIQQGSFVQPGQQLAEIVPDTGLIAACLVQPKDIGYIKTGQPVKIQIDAYNYYDWGTLKGAVFEIFKDVTVVNNQPYYMVRCKLDKNYLQLKNGYKGSLIKGMTGKTFFYVGRKSLWQLAFTKVNDWFSPEQN; this is translated from the coding sequence ATGAATAATCATCCAGCGGCAGAAAAAAAGGTATTGTTACTAAATGCAGAAAAAGACAGTTTTTCTTACCTGAGTACACTTTCTTCGCGCTCTAATTTTCTCTATAATTTCCTGCTGTTTGTTGTGATCGCAATAGTAGTGCTGCTTCCGGTGATCCGTGTTGATGTGACCACATCGTCTGCTGCTACTGTACAATCCATCAAGCTTAAGGAGAAGGTGATTGCGCCGGTGGCAGGCAAGATCGTTAAATTGAATATTACTGATAACGTAAACGTAAGTAGAGGTGACACCCTGCTGGTAATTAATAATACGGCTGTCAGAACTGAATTAATGCTGACGCAGGGCAGGAAGTCGATCATTGAAGAATCCCTGTACGATATCTCTTTAATACTTCGCTCATTATCTCATGATTCACTGTTGAACTTACACACCAGCCAATACCAGGTGGCCTATCAAAATTACCTGGATCAGAAGAAGCAACTGGTCTTCAAACTGGACAGAATCACTAAAAGCTATGAGCGTAACAAATGGCTTTTTGGCGAGAAGGTAATCTCTTCTAACGAGTTTGAAGAGTCGCAGTTACAATATAACCAGGCACGGTCGGATATGGATTTACTGGCCAGCAAATTCAAGTCACAGATGGAAACCGACAGGTATCAGTATACAACAGAAAAAAGCAACCTGAATATCAAGGAAAACCAGCTGGTAGAGCCAATCACCAATAGTATTGTCATCGCTAATACAATGGGGATTGGTTTTAAAGCAGAGGGAATACAACAGGGTTCTTTTGTACAACCAGGACAACAACTCGCTGAAATAGTACCTGATACTGGTTTGATAGCAGCCTGCCTGGTACAGCCAAAGGATATCGGCTATATCAAAACGGGGCAGCCCGTGAAAATACAAATTGATGCCTACAACTATTACGACTGGGGCACTTTGAAAGGCGCTGTTTTTGAGATCTTCAAAGATGTGACTGTTGTCAATAATCAGCCGTATTATATGGTGAGATGCAAACTGGATAAAAATTATCTGCAACTGAAAAACGGTTATAAGGGAAGCCTGATCAAAGGCATGACAGGCAAAACCTTTTTCTATGTCGGGCGCAAAAGCTTGTGGCAGCTGGCCTTTACGAAAGTAAATGATTGGTTTAGCCCCGAACAGAATTAA
- a CDS encoding class IIb bacteriocin, lactobin A/cerein 7B family: MYNPTLELQSVPFVAVPSKQALMQKRTVSELSEKEMLEVDGGTTVLCAVAAGVGIAAGAAAIGYYCGKALYYATH, encoded by the coding sequence ATGTACAATCCCACATTGGAACTCCAGAGCGTACCTTTTGTAGCAGTACCTTCTAAACAAGCTTTAATGCAAAAACGCACAGTTTCCGAACTTTCTGAAAAAGAAATGCTCGAAGTTGACGGCGGCACTACCGTTCTTTGCGCTGTCGCTGCCGGCGTTGGCATTGCTGCAGGTGCAGCTGCTATTGGCTACTACTGTGGTAAGGCGCTTTATTACGCGACTCACTAA
- a CDS encoding zinc-binding alcohol dehydrogenase family protein, whose protein sequence is MRSLVICPNDFHLSYDSCIASGSTELHGQPIHFALIERPEPAFDPHKQTDHVLVQKKAFSCNYRDIAYMILAQQKINEAGKEIKFRPIGSEFCGVVVETGNDVTHLKKGDRVIPNAFYPSPHPKVAAGVATNCASNEYEIFHAEKLVSIPNVMQDEIGAAFTIGAQTAYAMIDRLQINENGRILITGVNSSTSLFVLNMLHGLGFRNISGICRNDQFIPRLRALGLNNIFLIPAQSKDSLIDIPAIREDIIRHGRFDYVIDPFADSNLLKCLSVMAMNGKYIYCGISDQVKFSEQIINSSHFQHILTANISIIGNCLGSSEHLEKSIKLFEQQKLPVLLDEVIENDIARFFERSFVARDKFGKVVFKYR, encoded by the coding sequence ATGAGAAGTTTAGTTATTTGTCCCAACGATTTCCATTTATCATATGATTCATGTATTGCTTCCGGCTCCACTGAACTCCACGGGCAACCGATACATTTCGCACTGATCGAACGTCCGGAACCTGCATTCGACCCACACAAACAGACAGATCATGTTTTGGTGCAGAAGAAAGCTTTTTCCTGCAATTACCGTGATATAGCATATATGATCCTTGCGCAACAGAAGATCAATGAAGCCGGAAAGGAAATAAAATTTCGACCTATTGGGTCAGAATTCTGCGGCGTCGTTGTGGAAACAGGGAATGATGTTACACATCTAAAGAAGGGCGACCGGGTTATTCCGAATGCTTTCTATCCATCACCTCACCCGAAGGTTGCCGCCGGAGTGGCCACTAATTGTGCTTCTAATGAATACGAGATATTTCATGCAGAGAAACTAGTGAGCATACCAAACGTGATGCAGGATGAGATCGGCGCTGCTTTTACGATCGGCGCACAAACTGCATATGCCATGATCGACCGGCTTCAGATCAATGAGAACGGAAGAATATTAATTACAGGCGTTAATAGCAGTACCTCTTTATTCGTACTGAATATGTTGCATGGACTTGGCTTCAGAAATATTTCCGGTATTTGCAGAAATGATCAATTTATACCCCGGCTCAGAGCTTTGGGGCTAAATAACATTTTCCTGATACCTGCGCAGTCAAAAGATAGTTTAATTGATATACCAGCAATCAGGGAAGATATTATCCGTCATGGCAGGTTTGATTATGTGATAGATCCATTTGCCGATTCAAACCTGCTGAAATGTTTGAGCGTTATGGCGATGAACGGAAAGTATATATATTGCGGTATTTCCGATCAGGTGAAATTCTCCGAACAGATCATCAACTCGAGCCATTTCCAGCATATTCTGACTGCTAATATTTCAATTATCGGGAATTGCCTGGGTAGTTCAGAACACCTTGAAAAATCAATCAAGCTGTTTGAGCAACAGAAATTACCTGTATTGCTGGATGAAGTGATAGAAAATGATATAGCCCGTTTTTTTGAGAGATCGTTTGTTGCGCGTGATAAGTTCGGGAAAGTTGTTTTCAAATATAGATAG
- a CDS encoding VOC family protein has product MTNITGIHHVAIQAKDYKATIRFYEALGLEPYHHWTLPEFNIEYAALLRIPGTNSFIEIFDQHANVAAQGRRRQPGEEPVAGALLHLALNVVDVVKAYEDALAAGATSCIAPSVLLLGDPPLEVHNALVYGVDGEVIEFVNVFSL; this is encoded by the coding sequence ATGACAAATATAACAGGAATACATCATGTAGCTATACAGGCAAAAGATTACAAAGCTACTATCAGATTTTATGAGGCGCTTGGCCTGGAGCCTTATCATCACTGGACTTTGCCGGAGTTCAATATCGAATATGCAGCTTTGCTGAGGATTCCGGGCACCAACAGTTTCATCGAAATTTTTGACCAACATGCAAACGTTGCTGCACAGGGCCGGAGAAGACAACCTGGCGAAGAGCCGGTGGCTGGAGCATTGCTGCATCTGGCACTAAATGTTGTGGATGTAGTGAAAGCTTATGAGGATGCACTGGCAGCCGGTGCAACGAGTTGTATAGCGCCATCAGTGTTGTTGTTGGGAGATCCCCCGCTGGAAGTGCACAACGCACTGGTGTATGGAGTGGATGGCGAGGTGATTGAATTTGTGAACGTCTTTAGCCTTTAG